TGCTTACTTAGATAGGCAAACACCCCGAGAGACACTCGAGAGTGGGTCTGTCGACCCGCTCTTTTTTGTCTATCCATCACACTCCTCCACACTCATGACAAACGATATCAAAGCTTTAATTGACTACTACGAGAGGGAAAAAGGGCTCTCCCGTGAAAAAATTCTTCTCGCTCTGGAATCCGCTTTTCTCTCCGCCTACCGCAAGATGGTTCCCGGCTCCGGCAGCATCAACTACCTGAGGGCTGAAATCAACGTGGACAAGGGGAAGGTGCGCATCTTTGCGGATCTGGAAGTGGTGCCGGATGAAGAATACTCCGACAAGTTCAACCAAATCCCCCTCTCCCTGGCCGTCAAGCTGGACCGGAACGCCGTCCTGCACGACCTGCTGCCCACCAACATCACGCCGAAGGGCTTTGGCCGCATCGCGGTACAGACTGCCCGCCAGACCATGCTCCAGAAGCTGCTGGATGCGGAAAAGGAAATGCTTTACGACGAGTTCAAGGACCGCGCCGGCGATCTGGTGACGGGCACCATCCGCCGCTTTGAAAAGGGGGACATCTTTGTGGACCTCGGCAAATTCGAGGGCGTCATGACCTCCCGCGAACGCGTGCCGAATGAAGACTACAGCGTCGGCGACCGCATGCGCTTCTACGTGGTGGAAGTGCGCACGGAAGCCCGCGGACCGGAAGTCATCCTCTCCCGCAGCCATCCGAATCTGGTGCGCCGCCTCTTTGAATCGGAAGTGGTGGAAATAGGCGACCAGACCGTAGAAATCCACGGCATCGCCCGTGAAGCGGGCTACCGCACCAAGGTGGCCGTCATCAGCCATGACGACAAGGTGGACCCGGTGGGCGCATGCGTAGGCATGCGCGGAGCCCGCGTCAAAAACATTGTCCGGGAGCTCAACAACGAAAAAGTGGACATCCTGGAATGGACGGAGGACCCCGTCATCTTCGTCCGGGAGGCCCTCAGCCCCGTGGAACCGCGGGAAATCACCGTGGACGAGGAAGCCAAAAAAATCTTCGTCATCGTCCAGGACGACAAGGACCTCTCCAAGGCCATCGGCCGCAGGGGCCAGAACGCCCGCCTCACCTCCCGCCTGATGGGCTGGGACGTCCAGGTGCGCGTCTTTGACGTCCAGGAAGCGGAAAAACGCCAGAACCAGGCCGCGGCCGAGGAAGTGATGCGCCAATGCCAGGCCGCCGCAAAGACCCTCAGCGAACAACTGGAAATCCCAGAAGAAACCGCCATGGGCCTAGTGACCATGGGTGGGACGGACCTGGTGGCCCTCACCGGATTTGAAGCTTCCGACATCGCGGAAAGCATGGGCATTCCCGCAGAGGAAGCCGCCCAGATTCTGGACAAGGCCCGGGACCTTATCTCCCAATAACCGTTGAGCGCGGCGCTCAATATCTAACAAACTTAAATTAAGATGCCTAATAAACAAGAAGAGAACGAACCCAAAAAGGAAGTGTTGGATCTGATCGGCGGATCTCCCAAAAAGAAACGCGCACCCCAGCCGGAACCCGCACCGGCGCCATCCCGTCCTGCCCCGGTCAAGAAAGAAGCTCTCGACTTGCTTTCCGGCCCCAAGAAAAAAGCGCCCGCCTCCGCTCCCTCCGAGCCGGCTACCGCCCCTGCCCAGGCCGCACCCGCCGCAGAATCTGCCGCGCCTGCCCCCCAGGAAACGGACTCCGCAGACGATAAAATCATCAACCTCAAGCCGCCCGTCTCCGTCTCCGAGCTGGCAGGCATGCTGCAAGCCAAGCCCTTCCAGATCATCAAGGACCTGATGGGCATGGGCATCTTCGCCAACCCGAATACGCCGCTGGACGCGGACGCCGTCAGCGCCATCTGCGACCTGCACGGCTACACCTTCGCCCGTGAAAAACGGGAAAAGGGCGGCGGCGTCAAGGCCCAGCAGGAACCGGTCAAGGAACCGGAACCCGTGCCGGTGGTGGAAGAACCCAAGGCCACCCTCATCCTGCGCACGCCCATCATCACCGTCATGGGCCATGTGGACCACGGCAAAACCTCCCTGCTGGACTACATCCGCAAGGCGCGCGTAGCCAAGGGGGAAGCCGGGGGCATCACCCAGCACATCGGCGCCTATACGGTGGAATACAACGGCAGCACCCTCACCTTCCTGGATACCCCGGGACACGCCATCTTCACGGAAATGCGCGCCCGCGGCGCGGACGTGACGGACATCGTGGTACTGGTAGTGGCCGCCAATGACGGCATCATGCCCCAGACGAGGGAAGCCATCGCCCACTCCAAGGCGGCCGGCAAAACCATCATCGTGGCCATCAACAAATGCGACCTTCCGGCCGCAGACCCCGTCAAGACCAAGAGCGGCCTGATGGAGGAAGGACTGGTTCCCACGGACTTCGGCGGCGACGTGGAATGCGTGGAAGTCTCCGCCCTGACCGGCGACGGCATCGACGACCTTCTCGGCCTTCTCGTCCTCCAATCGGAAGTGCTCGAACTCCAGGCCAACCCCAAGGCCAACTGCCGCGCCTCCATCATTGAGGCCCGCGTGGAACCCGGCACGGGCAGCTCCGCCACGGCCATCGTGGAAAGCGGCACCATCCGCGTAGGCATGCCCTTCATCTGCGGCCCGTACGCCGGCAAGGTGCGCGCCCTGGTCAACGACCACGGCGAACGCGTCAAAAAGGTGGGGCCCGGCATGCCCGTGGAAATTACCGGCTTTTCCGAAACCCCGAACGTGGGCGACGAACTGGTGGAAATGGAAAACGAACGCGCCGCCAAGAAGCTGGGCGAAGAACGCCAGGAGGAACTGCGCAAGCAGCGCCTGGCCCAGCCCCGCAAGGCCCGCATGGAAGAACTGCTCGCCATGATGGGCGACGGCACCCAGAAAGCCCAGCTCAAGATCCTTCTCAAGGGGGACGTGCAGGGCTCCGTGGAAGCCATCAAGAAGGCCATTATGGACATCCAGTCGGACAAGGTGGAATGCGTCTTCCTGAACGCCTCCGCCGGCCCCATCTCGGAATCGGACGTGCTGCTGGCCTCCTCCTCGGACGCCGTCATCCTGGGCTTCAACGTCAAGGTGGAAGCCAACGCCGTGAAACTGCTCAAGCGGGAAGGCGTGCAGGTGAAGCTTTACTCCATCGTTTACGAACTCATCGACCAGGTGAGGGATGCCATGCTGGGTCTTCTGGAACCGGAAACGCGTGAAACCATCATCGGCCACGCCAAAGTGCTCCAGGTCTTCAAACTCAACAAGGGCCGCGCGGCGGGCTGCATGGTGGAGGACGGAAAAATCCTCCGCAGCTGTGAAGCGCGCGTTATCCGCGACAAGACTCCCGTCTTTGACGGTAAAATGTCCACCCTGCGCCGCTTCCAGGATGAAGTGGAAGAAGTCAAGGCCGGCCTGGAATGCGGCATCCGCCTGGGCGACTTCAACGAATACGAGGCAGGCGACATCATCGAATGCTACACGCTGGAAAAAATCCAGCAAACGCTGTAACCCCAAGCAGGAACCATATAACAGGGATGGACGCCCCTTTCACGCCTCTCCGGGCGTTCAAAGAAGCTCCATCCCTGTCCTTTCTCCCCCATTCTTCCTTCTCCGATTGAACCAATCGGTCCATCCATCACTCTATCCCTTCATATGAGCAGACGCACTGACAAGGTAAATGAACTCCTCCGCCGTGAAATAGGCACCACCATCCAGCGGGACTTTGAATTCCCCGGAACGATTGTCACCGTTATTGAAGTGGAAGTGACGGACGACTTGAAAGAAGGAAAAGTATGGGTAGGCGTCGTAGGAAAAATGTCCCCCGCCCAGGTGCTGGAAAAACTGAACTCCAGGCATGGCCTCATCCAGTCCGCCGTAGCCAAGCGCGTGGTGCTGCGCAACACGCCGCGCCTGTCGTTCCGGCTGGACGACTCCGCCCAGCGCGGCGTTGACCTGGTCAACCTCCTGGAAGACATTGATAAAAACCTTCCCAAAGCCCCTCCGGCCGATCCGGAAAACGGCGAGGAATAAAACCCTGCTGAACAGTAAAAAATCCTCCTTGTCTTTTTGCAAGACAAGGATTTCTTTTTCCGGCTAAAAGCACGGAGGCAATCGCCGTGCCGTGTTTACGGACAGGCAAAACGGCGAAGTGGAATTGGCAGGATGATTTCTTCAGGGGAAATTCTGTAACAGATACAAGGGCCGGGAGGCCCTTGTTCCCAGAGGAACCGTTACCGGGAAACGGGGTGGAATTTATTTCTTCCTTACCTCGTCACCTTCAACCTCAGGAACCGGCGTGCCGGGGCGCTTTCCTCCAGAGCCGCCGTATCACGGAATTCCCCGCGGACACCGGCCGGAGTGACTATTCCTTCATCGGACCATTCCTTCAAGTCGGACGAACTTTCCACACTGAACGCCACATCCGCCGCTTCCGGATTTACCGGCCAGGAAAGCACGAGGTATTTTTTGCCCCCTTCCTCCCGGATCGCCAGCCCCGTCACGCTTCCGCACGGTTTGTTGGGGTCCAGGCCCGTTGCATACTTCATCAGGTTGGTGACCCCGTCTCCGGCGGGACAGGCATCCGGAGCCATCTGGTCCTCCGGCGTTCCGTCCCCGAAGTTGTCCTTTTTCCACTTATCGTACCCTGCCGGGGCCGGAGCCGCGGACTGGGTCAGCGTGAACGTTCTTTCCTCGCCGCCGCACTGGACGGTAACCACGGCCACCCGTTCCGTTTGCTGGGCGTTGGCTTCCATTTGAATGTCCAGCGTGGCAGTTCCGGAGCCTGAAGCCGGCCGGATCGTGACGCAGGCCTGGTCACAGGAGGCCGTCCATGGAAGCTGCGTCTGCACGGTCAGCGTGGTGGAGGCAGCGGCAAACCCTACGGTTTCCTCCGTTTTGTCAATATTGACGGGGTTTACGTATTCATAGCTGAAGGCGCTGGCGGGAATCTCCTGCTTGCTTATTCCCGGCCCCTCCCATTGCATGGTGAGGGCAGAGCCGGAGGCGTGGCCCACATAACCGATGCGGATGGGATGCACCCCCGCCGCAAGCCGGACGGCCTGTACCGCATTGGGCGTGACTTCCGAACCCTGCCGGGCATTGGAGTTGGCTTCCGTGCCCGGCGTATAGGCGTAGTCGGCATCAATGAGCTGCATGCCGTGCAGGTGTACGAAGGCTTTGGATCCCGCGTTGGAATCCGTCTGAAGGTAGAATTTGTACTCCCCTGTAACGGGAACGGTAAGGTAGCCCGTGAGTTCCACCCCCTTTTGAGCGGCGGAACCGGCATTCACGCTGAGAGAAGACACAGCGCCTGTGACAGAGGGAGCCTCTTCCATCTGGCGGAAGTCGGGCACCCAGTCAAAACCACGGTTCCAGTAGCGCATCTTCAGACCTTGCCGGAGATTGGCCGGAGCCGTTGCAGCGGGCACGTCACCGGCATTCAGAGTTCCATTCGTGGAAGGCAGGGAGCGCCGCACAGACAAGGCCCGGGCCTTCATCTTCGCCTGCAAGTCCGGACGGGAGGAGGCGAGATTGGAAGCTTCCTGCGGGTCTTTTTCAGTATCATAAATCTGGAAGTCCTGATCCGTCCCGGAAATGTTGAAACGCACGCCTTTAAGGCCATCCACAAACACGACCTGCTGCAAACCGCGGGGAGAGCTTTTGTGGTGCGACAGGAAGTCCTGATAGGAGGCGCCATTGCCGCCATAGTTATATTCGGAATAAATCAGGCTCTCCTTCTGGCGTTCCGGAACGCCGGCCAGCGTCGGCAGCAGGGAAACGCCGTCGCAACGCGCAGGAACCGCCACGCCCGCCGCATCCGCAAAGGTAGCCATCCAGTCATGGAACTGGCAGGCATTCAGGCTGATGCCGTTGGCAGGAATCACGCCGGGCCAGCGCACCAGGGTGGGCACGCGCATGCCGCCCTCCCAGCAGTCGCGCTTGATGCCGTCCATCATGCCGTAGCTTTGGAAGAAGGCGGGATTCTGCGCCCCCCGCTGGTGCTGCCCGTCCGAACCGCTTTCATTATGAGGTCCGTTGTCGGAGGTAAAGACGATCATCGTGTTGTCATCAATTCCCAAATCCTTGAGCGTTTGAATCAAATCCCCCATCACATCATCCACGCGCCTGATCATGGTGGCGTGGCGTTTCTCCGTCTGGTTGGGGGAGGCGTCATTGATTCCCTCATTGTCCGGATGGATGTAGGTATCCTTGGAGAAGGTTCCTTCCACCCCGGCCGCTGCCGCCCGCTGCGCCGTAGCCGTGTTGGAGGCTTCATACCCGTCCTCATTCCCGGCCACCCACTGCAAGCCTCCCTTGAGGCCCGGTTTGGGGGGATAGGCGCACGCGGGCACCGCCAGGGAACCGTGCGGAGCGGGGAAGGCCAGGTACAGGAAGAAGGGCTGGGTGGCCGATTTGGCATGGTGGTCCACGATCCACTGCTTGGCGCGCGCGCCGAACAGGTCCGTGTCATAAGCCGTATCCGGAACCTTGTTCGTCACATTGGCGAAGGCGGGGGAAGAGGCGCCGTCATTGTATTCGTAAATGTTCTTGGATTCCGTGATGTAGTGGTAGTGCCCCGTCAGGTGCTCCATAATCCCGTAAAAGTAATCGAATCCGCGTTCGTTGGGGCGGGCATACAAGCCGGACGGCCCCTGCCCGTAGCCGCCGATGCCCCATTTGCCGACAGCCGCCGTATGGTACCCGGCGCCTTTCAGCACCGTGGCCAGCGTGTGGGAGTTTTCTATGGGATAATCAAAGCTGTTGTTGCGGATAACGCGGGAATGGCCCTGGTGCACCCCCAGCAGCAGGGAGGCGCGGGCCGGAGCGCAAACGGGCGCGGCGCTGTAATGGCGCCGCAATTGCATCCCTTCCGTCGCCATGGAATTCAGCTGCGGCGTCTTGAAGCTGTTGCGCCGCGTCACCGTTCTTCCGTTCTTGTCCTGATGGTTCCAGTTTTCTTCCAGGTCGCCCCAGCCCATGTCATCCACCAGCACGAAGATGATATTGGGCCTGGCCCCGGAAACATGCCCCGGCATGGCCGGCTTTTCCGCCACATCCGTCTGAAGCGTCAGCAATTTGGCCGCCTCATCATAATTCCATGAAACCGCCCCTTTCGGCAGTTCCTTCACGGTGATGGAGGCGGTCGTTTCCGGCTTGAACTGCACGCCCAGCGTATGCCTGCCCGGCCACGCGGCAATGAGATCTTCAAAAGAGGAATCAAACAGGACAACGTATTCCCGCGCCTGCAGGGAGGGGCTCTCCGGCTGTACGGCTGACTTTTGCGGCACGCCGTCCAGCACGGATACATGGACGCGCCCCAGCGTCAGGGAAGAGCTGGGCAGGGAAATGTCCCCCTCCACGGAAAGAGCGCCTCCGGGCGCATAAGTGATCGTCCCCGGAAACGTGCCGCTGCCGCCCAGCGTGCAGCTCCCCTGCACCACCAGGTCCACCGCCGGAATCTCCCCGTCAAAATGGATGGAGGAGTTGTTCAGCGTAATCGTTACATTCCTGCCCACGTTCCGGATTTCCCCCGCCTTGACGTGCCGGTCCGTATAAGTCACCCGGGCGTCATCCAGAATCGTCTGTTTCAGCGTCCCCTTGTCACCGGTAATGCCGGATGAGCCGGAAAGCGTCACATTCCCGTCCACTCCAGTTTCCGCCAGGTCCAGCGTGGAATTTTCCAGCGCAAATTCCGTGTTCGCGCCGATGTTCCATTGGCCGGACGCCTTGGCAGAGGTTCCGGAAAAAGTCACGGAGGCCTTCTCCTGCGTCACCAGGGAGCCCTGGTACAGGGACATGCCCTCCAGCCGCCCGGCGTCTTCCACCGTAATCGTATTGCTCATGCCCCGGTCCGCCAGGTCCAGCGTGGGCATTCCCTTCCCGGCATTCATTACAAAACCGATGAGGCCGGAAATATTATTCAGCAGCATTCCTTCTCCAATGCGCACGGCTCCCCCTCCCGTCACCGTCACGCGCCGCGGAGCATCATTTTCAGAAGTCAGGGAATACAATCCTCCGGAGGGAGCTCCATCGTCCTGCCCCACATAAAAACAGCGGCCTTCTGCCACATTCCACTCCTGGTCGGCGGCTACGCGCAGCTGCGCAATCCCGAAATCCGCATTATAACCGCCCGTGCTCGTGTTTTCCACGGTAATGCCGCCCGTCTCCACGCGCAGATATACGCCGGAAGAAGTATTCAACACGAAGAGCTGGACCTTTCCTCCCGGCTGATTGTTAACTCCCGCCACCCGGATTCCTTTCAAATACCGTCCTCCGGACCCCAACCCGCCTATATTGGTCATGCCAGCCGAGTCTGTCCCGTTCGTGACCATCCAATGCGTGTAGGCGGAGGCCGACGCGCCGGGAGCAGCCGCCGGCGCGCTTCCGTTCAGAGCCCAGTTTGACAAGTTCGACCAGGGAGACGCCGCCCCTTTCCAGACATATTCATCGGCGGCAGACCTGGCTGGCGCGAGAAATAATAAAGAAGGAACAAGAACAGATAAGAAACGGTACAGGAACATGGCAAGCTGGCGGAAAAGTGATTCAAGAGGCATCAGGCTAAAGAACAAACTGCCTGAGGAATCATGTTGATTACTGATATTAAATATTAAAAAGTGTTAGATTCTGCTAACTGAAAATAAAAAAGCCGCCAATTTCAAAAAACGGACGGCTTGATCAAATGTTTCAGGAGCATGGACTTAAAGTCTGCGGCGGCGCATCATCAGCGCAGCCAGCCCCAGAAGACCCAGGGAGGCCGTGGCAGGTTCGGGAACCACCAAATCACCGTTAATCTGAATTCCCGAAAGCCCGGCAAAGCAGCCCTTGTTATAAGCGCTGTTATTGGAAGCCGTGATGGTGATGGTCAGGGATTCCCCGGCTTTCAGCAGAAAATCATCGTACGTGTGGCTTCCCGTATGAATGCCGGTCCATGCGCCGGTGGAACCATTGGCGGCGGTGGAACCGTTATAGGTCAGCGTCTGGTCCGGCTGCCCGTCAATGGAGAGAGTCATATCGACAGGTTTGTTGAAATTGCCTTCATATCCGCCCACATAACCATTATTGGCTATACCGCCACCGCCATTCTGGGCAGCCCCCGCACCCGTGAACCCGACCATGGACAAGTCAATGGAAGATATCAGCATGTCGTGGGAACCGGTATTGGTGAATGTGAAGGAAACGCTCCATGTATTGTTTCCGGCGCCTCCCACATTGGCATTGGGAGAAAACACGGAGGCCGGAATGGAACCTGAGGCCAGGAGGTCATTGCCCGAGGTGCTCTTGCTGAAATCGTCAGAACTGATCGAGGTGGAGGAAGTGAGCCCTACATCGGATGTCGTGTTCACCGTGACGGTATCCAGGGAAGTGCCGGTCCGGTTAAAAGTAGTGGAACACAACACCGCAGCCTGGGAAACTGCTGTTCCAAAAGTCAGGGAGGCAATGATTATCAATGATTTCTTCATAACTAGGAGAGGTTGGATGAAAGCAACCTTTATCCCTTAGCGGATTGCCAATCCGAAGTCAACAATAAATGATAAAAACAAGATGTTTAGGAAGATAAACGCCCAGGGGCGTTTTCTGATGAGAGTTTCTTTTTTGGGAATTTTAAATCGTTGTAAAATTCCTAATGCCAGATTTTTATGCATAAAAATGGCACATCGGATTTCTTTTTCGGATTGGCAATCCGTTCCGTATTTTTTTCTCTTTCACTAACGGCTTGCCAGAAGAGAGGAGAACAGTTAAGTTCCCCGAACGGACAGCCTGTCCATGAGATGGCTGGACCTTTTTCCAACATGAACGGTTACTGCTACTTCATTCTGGGGATATTGATCCTGGCGGCCGGTTATTTCACCTACGGGCGGGTGCTGGAAAAGATTTTCCGGCCGGACGCCTCGCGGCAGACTCCCGCCGTGGCCTGCACGGACGGCGTGGATTACGTGGTGATGCCGCGCTGGCGCGTGTTCCTGATTCAGTTGCTGAACATTGCGGGGCTGGGCCCTATCTTCGGCGCCGTCATGGGCGTGCTGTACGGGCCGGCCGCGCTCCTGTGGATCGTCATCGGCTGCATCTTCGGCGGAATGGTGCACGATTACTTTTCCGGCATGATTTCCCTGCGCCACAAGGGGGAAAACCTGCCGGAAATCCTGGGCCGCTACCTGGGCAGCCAGGCCCAGTGGATCAGCCGCGCCGTCTGCATCGTGTTCAGCGTGCTGGTGGGCGTCGTCTTCGCCGTGGGCCCCGCCGCCATCCTGGCCCCCATGACTGGCTGGAGCGTTTCTGCATGGGTGTGGATCATCTTCGGCTACTACTTTCTGGCGACCATCCTTCCCATCCAAGCCATCATGGGAAAGGTGTATCCCCTTTTCTCCGTCGCCCTGATCATCATGGTCGTGGGCATTCTGGGCGTGATGCTCCTGGCTCCCTTTGCGGAATTCATGCCGTACTGGATGCACATTCCTTCTATGGAAGTGCTCCCGGACCTGGACTTCTTCCATAACCGCCACCCGGCGGATTTCCCGCTCTTCCCCGTGATGTTCATCACCATCGCCTGCGGAGCGGTGAGCGGCTTCCACGCCACGCAGTCCCCGCTGATGGCGCGCTGCCTGAAAACGGAGCAGGAAGGACTGCCCGTCTTCGGCGGAGCCATGATTACGGAAGGAATCATCGCCTTCATATGGGCGGCCGCCGCGCTGACCTTCTACGGCACCCCGGAAGCCCTGGGAGCGGCTACCGCCAACGGAAAGGCCCCGGCGCTGGCCATCCAGATGATTTCCGAATCCTGGATGGGCCACGTCGGCTCCATCCTGGTCATGGTCGGCGTGGTCATCCTCCCCATCAGCACGGGGGACGGCGCCCTGCGGGTCACGCGCCTGATGATTGCGGATTGCTTCAAGCTGAACCAGGAGCAACTGAGCCGCCGCCTGATGATCGCCATCCCCCTCTTTGCCGCAGCCATTGCCGTAAGCAGCATGGACTACGCCATCATCTGGCAGTACTTCGGCTGGGCCAACCAGCTCCTGGCCGCCGCCACCCTCTGGGCCGTCTCCATTTACCTGCGCAGCAAAAACCGCTGCTGCTGGACGGCCGCCGTTCCCGCCGCCTTCCTGAGCCTGGTGGTGCTCCAGTACCTGTTCTCCAGCCCGGAAATGTGCGGGTTCAGTTATGAAGCTTCCCTGGTCTGCAGCGTCCTGCTCGTGGCCGTCATCGGCGTGCTGTGCCTGTTCCGCGGCTCCGGACTGGAAAAAGCGGAGGAGCCCAACCTGTAATTTCATGAACCCCAGCCCCCATACGCCCGGAAACGCCGGCAAGGTTCCATGGGGAGCCTTCTGGCGACTCGTGCTGATCCAGGCGCAGAATTCCTTTAATGAAAAGGGGGCGCAATTCCTGCTCATTCCCCTGGGCGTCTGGCTGTACGGCACGCAGGGAGACCTGGAATACCCGCTTGGGGCCATCATCGTGCTGCCCTTCATCCTGTTTTCCCCGTTCGTCGGCTGGCTCTCGGACCGTTTCTGCAAGGCGCGCATCATCCAGTCCATGGCGCTGCTCCAGATCTGCGTGCTGGCGGGCATGTACTGGAGCCTGCGTACCCATAACCTGGACGGGGCCATCCTGTGGTTCTGCGTCTTTGCCGTGCAGGCCACCATCTTCAGCCCGTCCAAGAAGGGCATCGTCAAGGACATCGTGGGCACCTCCCGCATGGGGTTCGCCAGCGGCATTGTGGAAATGGCTTCCATCCTCAGCCTGCTCATCGGCCAGATCGGCGTTTTCGTCTGGTTCCGCTACCTGCTGGAGCCTTCCACGGATACCGTCTGGCACCACTGGCTGGGGGAAGGCTTCTTCCAGTGGTTTGACGCCTGGCTGAAACCCTCCGGCCTCAACGACGGCTGGTATGCCGCCTCCTTCCCCTGCCTGGTGTTCCTGCTGATGGCCGTTCCCGTGGCGATTTCCAGCTTCTACCTGCCCCGGTACGCTCCGGAGGGTTTCCGGCCCTTCTCCTGGTCCCTGTTTTACGAACACTTCCACCAACTGGGCAAGCTGTGGAAAAACCGCAACCTGCGCGTCAGCGAGATGGGCATCGGCTACTTCTGGTTCTTCGGCGGCACGATCATGCTGATGACCATCCAGATGGCCAAGGAAATCTCCGGCGGCAGCGACGATTTCAGCTCCGTGGGAGCCGTGCTGATGGCCTGGATGAGCGGAGGAACCGTGCTGGGGGGCATCCTGGCCTCCCTGATCTGCCGCCGCCACATCCGGATGAACGTCTCCGTGGCGGGAGGCGCGCTGATGGCGCTGAGCTGCGTGGCCCTCTCTACGGTCTCCATGACTTCCACGGTCTTTTATGCTCTGCTGATGGCGGCGGGCATCTCCGCCGCACTGTTCCTGGTGCCGCTGAACGCCTTCTTCCAGGACCGGGCGGACAACGACAAGCGCGGGGACATGATTGCCGCCGGCAACCTGGTGGACTGCGTGCTGGGACTGATGGCCGTCGGATTCCAATACGCCATGATGCTGGTGATTCCCCCCTCCTGGCAATTCGTCGTCATGGGAATCCTGAGCCTCGGCATGGCGTGGGTGATCTTCCGTTTTTCCCGCGTGGCGCCGGGCGCAAGATAAAATGTACTGGCAATCAGGCAGTAATCTTTAAAAATCCTCCTTTTAAAGAAAAACCTTTCCCTCCTTCCGCGCACCCTGCGCCATTCTCCCGTCAGGGCGCGCGATTTACTTGCAAACCCGCTTTTATTCAGGCAACATAGGGGGGAAAACAAGAAGCTATGAAAAAGTATCTTACCCTTCTGTTGTGTTCCCTGTGCGCCCTGGCGGGCTTCACCGCCTCTGCGGCATCCACTGCTGGCCTCAAGGACGTCAATATCGTCATCTCCACCACCAAGGGGGACATTGAACTGGCCCTTTACCCCTCCAAGGCGCCCGTCACCGTAGCCAATTTCCTGAACCTCATCAACAGGGGCTACTACAAGGGAATCTCCTTCCACCGCGTGATTCCGGACTTCATGATCCAGGGCGGCGACCCCACCGGCACGGGCATGGGAGGCCCCGGCTACAGCTTTGAAGACGAGTTTTCCCCGGACCTCAAGCATGATGGCCCCGGCGTGCTTTCCATGGCGAACGCGGGACCCGGCACCAACGGCTCCCAATTCTTCATCACCCACGTTGCCACGCCTCATCTGGACGGCCGCCATACGGTTTTCGGGAAGGTGCTGAAAGGCCAGGCCATCGTCAACTCCATCGTCCGGGGAGACAAGATCAAGGACATCCGCATTCTGGACAAGAACGCCGCGGCCGCCGTGCTGAAGGCGGAAGCCGCCCGCGTGGCCCAGTGGAACAAGGCGCTGGACGCCGCCAAATAAACCGGGAGCAATCAACGGCATGAATATTCTCAGGCGGTTCATCAACCAGGTCTTCACTCCGCAGAAAGTGGAGGCCACGCCGGAGAACGTCGCCAAATGGGAAAAAAAAGCGCCCGGATGGACCATCCGCTGCAACCGCTGCGGCCTGGAGGAACCCTTCGGGAAATACGGCATCCTTTACAAATCGGCAGGCAGGAAAAGGAACTTTGCCCGCTGTCCCCGCTGCCGCAAATGGTCGTGGCTCGTCATTTCCGGAAAAACGGCATGAAACAACCCCGTATTCATCATCAAGCGACTCTAAAAATCCATCCACCAACCATTCATTTTTATGAAAACACTCATTAAAAACGCACGCATCATCTCCCCCGGCATTGACCTGCCCGGGGCTGCCGTGGAAATCGAAGGCAAGACCATCA
This portion of the Akkermansia massiliensis genome encodes:
- a CDS encoding MFS transporter produces the protein MNPSPHTPGNAGKVPWGAFWRLVLIQAQNSFNEKGAQFLLIPLGVWLYGTQGDLEYPLGAIIVLPFILFSPFVGWLSDRFCKARIIQSMALLQICVLAGMYWSLRTHNLDGAILWFCVFAVQATIFSPSKKGIVKDIVGTSRMGFASGIVEMASILSLLIGQIGVFVWFRYLLEPSTDTVWHHWLGEGFFQWFDAWLKPSGLNDGWYAASFPCLVFLLMAVPVAISSFYLPRYAPEGFRPFSWSLFYEHFHQLGKLWKNRNLRVSEMGIGYFWFFGGTIMLMTIQMAKEISGGSDDFSSVGAVLMAWMSGGTVLGGILASLICRRHIRMNVSVAGGALMALSCVALSTVSMTSTVFYALLMAAGISAALFLVPLNAFFQDRADNDKRGDMIAAGNLVDCVLGLMAVGFQYAMMLVIPPSWQFVVMGILSLGMAWVIFRFSRVAPGAR
- a CDS encoding peptidylprolyl isomerase gives rise to the protein MKKYLTLLLCSLCALAGFTASAASTAGLKDVNIVISTTKGDIELALYPSKAPVTVANFLNLINRGYYKGISFHRVIPDFMIQGGDPTGTGMGGPGYSFEDEFSPDLKHDGPGVLSMANAGPGTNGSQFFITHVATPHLDGRHTVFGKVLKGQAIVNSIVRGDKIKDIRILDKNAAAAVLKAEAARVAQWNKALDAAK